The following are encoded together in the Deinococcus soli (ex Cha et al. 2016) genome:
- a CDS encoding DUF2259 domain-containing protein: protein MRRLLPLLLTFSLTSLAGANERLPVTQVRFSTDGTQVMTVVSGERDGSGFGHAQVTVLDTRSGRTIHQANRTADAGPVDVLNALLAAPATRAAVAPFTTRPLSTPRYQRAYPALYPRWPDGVRAGQVEVTPVRLWTRTVPVRLEVLRLPARCPYPEMLPPGEVPAGIRLTVNGLEVWRDRTLPTERACATRYTLERVDIQGNRALITLRALTPGFEGPDAVPVFVAALLR, encoded by the coding sequence ATGCGCCGACTCCTCCCGCTTCTGCTGACGTTCAGCCTGACCAGTCTGGCCGGAGCGAACGAACGCCTGCCCGTCACGCAGGTGCGTTTCAGCACCGACGGCACCCAGGTCATGACCGTCGTCAGCGGCGAGCGGGACGGCAGTGGCTTCGGACACGCGCAGGTGACCGTGCTGGACACCCGCAGTGGCCGCACCATTCATCAGGCCAACCGCACCGCCGACGCCGGACCGGTTGACGTTCTGAACGCCCTGCTGGCCGCGCCCGCCACGCGCGCCGCGGTCGCTCCGTTCACCACGCGCCCCCTCTCGACACCGCGCTACCAGCGGGCCTACCCGGCGCTCTACCCCCGCTGGCCGGACGGCGTGCGTGCCGGGCAGGTCGAGGTCACCCCCGTGCGCCTCTGGACCCGCACCGTGCCCGTCCGCCTGGAGGTGCTGCGCCTCCCGGCCCGGTGCCCGTACCCGGAGATGCTGCCCCCGGGTGAGGTCCCTGCCGGAATCCGTCTGACCGTGAATGGCCTGGAGGTCTGGCGTGACCGCACCCTGCCCACCGAACGTGCCTGCGCCACCCGCTACACGCTGGAGCGGGTGGACATCCAGGGCAACCGCGCCCTGATCACCCTGCGCGCCCTGACCCCCGGCTTCGAGGGTCCGGACGCCGTGCCGGTGTTCGTCGCCGCGCTCCTGCGGTGA
- a CDS encoding VOC family protein, protein MTTFSPAPGTSPVQGLHHVTVMASDPQRNLDFYTQVLGQRLVKVTVNFDDPGTYHFYYGDQTGQPGTVMTHFPWPGAKRGERGNGEVVATAYSAPADSLGYWQGRLAAHALTVTGGTRFGQPVLTFEDPDGTWVELVFEEGQAVQPWPASPVDAAHELRGFHSVTAWVRDTDAVRQLLVGQLGFTEVGSEPDVEGTRTRFRGSGDGVGLFVDAVERPGQPRGHFGAGSIHHVALRTRDDAEQEAYMTSLTGAGYRPTPVQDRQYFHSIYFREPNGVLFEIATDAPGFPNDEPVAELGRHLKLPAWFEGQRAQIEAHVPRIISREYGVTIGQRDLGAAAPEATPEDGGTGVQVFTAGRPLDDARVAMVLLHGRGGTARDILSLERDFNLSAFTYLAPQAEGNTWYPLSFLAPVEQNQPHLDRALGTVEAVMGELAARGIPAERVVLGGFSQGACLALEYASRTERKPGAVVAFSGGLITLDQGSTFPGTPVFMGVDPRDGHIPLARFEETAAHLRARGASVDARVIPGLGHTINADELNAARALMQQVAGALD, encoded by the coding sequence ATGACTACCTTCTCTCCCGCTCCCGGCACCAGCCCCGTCCAGGGTCTGCACCACGTCACCGTCATGGCCAGCGACCCGCAGCGCAACCTTGACTTCTACACCCAGGTGCTGGGCCAGCGGCTGGTGAAGGTCACCGTGAACTTCGACGACCCCGGCACGTACCACTTCTACTACGGCGACCAGACCGGGCAGCCCGGCACGGTCATGACCCACTTCCCCTGGCCCGGCGCCAAGCGCGGCGAACGCGGCAACGGCGAGGTCGTCGCCACCGCGTACAGCGCCCCCGCCGACTCGCTGGGCTACTGGCAGGGGCGGCTGGCCGCGCACGCCCTGACCGTCACCGGGGGCACCCGCTTCGGGCAGCCGGTCCTGACCTTCGAGGACCCGGACGGCACCTGGGTGGAACTGGTGTTCGAGGAAGGACAGGCCGTGCAGCCCTGGCCCGCCTCCCCAGTGGACGCCGCGCATGAACTGCGGGGGTTCCACTCGGTGACCGCCTGGGTGCGCGACACCGACGCCGTGCGGCAGTTGCTGGTCGGTCAGCTGGGCTTCACGGAAGTCGGCAGCGAACCCGACGTCGAGGGCACCCGGACCCGTTTCCGGGGCAGTGGGGACGGCGTGGGCCTGTTCGTGGACGCCGTGGAACGCCCCGGCCAGCCGCGCGGGCACTTCGGGGCGGGCAGCATCCACCACGTGGCGCTGCGCACCCGCGACGACGCCGAGCAGGAGGCGTACATGACCAGCCTGACCGGCGCCGGGTACCGCCCCACGCCCGTGCAGGACCGGCAGTACTTCCACTCGATCTACTTCCGTGAACCGAACGGCGTGCTGTTCGAGATCGCCACCGACGCGCCCGGCTTCCCCAACGACGAACCCGTGGCGGAACTGGGCAGGCACCTCAAACTCCCCGCGTGGTTCGAGGGTCAGCGGGCGCAGATCGAGGCGCACGTGCCGCGCATCATCAGCCGCGAGTACGGCGTGACCATCGGCCAGCGCGACCTCGGCGCCGCCGCACCCGAGGCGACCCCCGAGGACGGGGGCACGGGCGTGCAGGTCTTCACCGCGGGCCGCCCCCTGGACGACGCCCGCGTGGCGATGGTCCTGCTGCACGGGCGGGGCGGCACGGCGCGCGACATCCTCTCGCTGGAACGCGACTTCAACCTGAGTGCGTTCACGTACCTCGCCCCGCAGGCCGAGGGGAACACGTGGTATCCCCTGTCGTTCCTGGCGCCGGTCGAGCAGAACCAGCCGCACCTGGACCGCGCGCTGGGCACCGTGGAAGCCGTGATGGGCGAACTAGCCGCGCGCGGCATTCCCGCCGAGCGGGTCGTGCTGGGCGGCTTCAGCCAGGGCGCATGCCTCGCGCTGGAGTACGCCAGCCGCACCGAACGTAAACCCGGCGCGGTGGTGGCCTTCAGCGGCGGCCTGATCACCCTGGATCAGGGCAGCACCTTCCCCGGCACGCCCGTGTTCATGGGCGTCGATCCGCGCGACGGGCACATTCCCCTGGCCCGCTTCGAGGAGACGGCCGCGCACCTCCGCGCCCGGGGCGCCAGCGTGGACGCCCGCGTCATCCCCGGCCTGGGCCACACCATCAACGCCGACGAACTGAACGCCGCGCGGGCCCTGATGCAGCAGGTGGCGGGCGCGCTGGACTGA
- a CDS encoding VWA domain-containing protein codes for MPFPMIVPAFLSTLLPAPMSASTLLGLSTPPLHLTVAVDMTGSSKNPAFRYADQARLLSQSVLLNQLRSGDTVTLLRICDGVQTVADFRFQSKNGARLGKADILRYTAALTKPCTGRGSAITAGVQQAVNRGAQTKGVGDVTVLFTDGALLDDPKRTSLGAAVKGFLGAKDTRLLFVAGLSPEAGAGGVSIRDSFVKALGGSSSDKRVLLAGAYDLSNVYPTFAAQVKAARR; via the coding sequence ATGCCCTTCCCAATGATCGTTCCCGCCTTCCTGTCCACCTTGCTGCCCGCACCCATGAGCGCCTCGACCCTGCTGGGGCTGTCCACGCCGCCGCTGCACCTGACGGTCGCCGTGGACATGACCGGCAGCAGCAAGAACCCGGCGTTCAGGTACGCGGATCAGGCGCGGCTGCTCTCGCAGAGTGTCCTGCTGAACCAGCTGCGCTCCGGGGACACGGTCACGCTGCTGCGCATCTGCGACGGCGTGCAGACCGTCGCGGACTTCAGGTTCCAGTCGAAGAACGGCGCGCGGCTGGGCAAGGCGGACATCCTGCGCTACACGGCGGCCCTCACGAAGCCCTGCACCGGGCGGGGCAGCGCGATCACGGCGGGCGTGCAGCAGGCCGTGAACCGGGGCGCGCAGACGAAGGGCGTGGGGGACGTGACGGTGCTGTTCACGGACGGCGCCCTGCTGGACGACCCGAAGCGCACTTCTCTGGGCGCGGCGGTGAAGGGCTTCCTGGGCGCGAAGGACACCCGGCTGCTGTTCGTGGCGGGCCTGAGCCCCGAGGCGGGCGCGGGCGGCGTGTCCATCCGGGACAGTTTCGTGAAGGCGCTGGGCGGCAGTTCCTCGGATAAGCGGGTGCTGCTGGCGGGCGCGTACGACCTGTCGAACGTGTACCCGACCTTTGCGGCGCAGGTAAAGGCGGCCCGCCGATGA
- a CDS encoding transglycosylase domain-containing protein, with translation MTRQFKKSVLGWWNRWPRSPFVRRPEPWTLRRALRAAAAGVGVLTLGLLGLGVAGAVSTGALGRVWNLRSELLPIEVQDRRGAPLGVIDHCREGNAVNAVPCRESLSVPLTGVSEAFLLAYVAKEDVRFFSHSGVDLGRLPRAVLSGAGGSTITMQLLKNSVLAGHFDYDTDRRGPLLTVTRKATEFVLAPLVTWRYGRREVLAMSVNSLPWIGIGQRKGVYDASRAVFGVEPADLSLAQSAFLVGLLPAPGRYLVQEDTPPETATARFRWMRSQQLVTLNILRSHGLVSDGAYAQAVATPVQPRLWRVEYAGSGADLRVVSAARNPDYAQEPEPVWAMQELVRRELRRAGVDPKRVGRVVLTIDAQAQAALTQRVQGEGMTGPRAAGVAEGAAVVDVRGGGIVALASSTGGSLSSDPGRQWAASALRPVASTVKPLLYALAFGDGVTQLSAFRDEATGYAGQAIRNNSGGFLNRAVTVREANARSLNTVAVQVGTPREKALRRTLDALGYRADAGNTSSVSLGTYRAAPLDVAAAYASFANGGTRCEPHLLAEVYDRAGRPLSLPRPDCAPLWDEVVAYETFDLLTGAVSSNAGHVKFLRPTAWQRLSGRAMPLGAKSGTTDDVNDTWCAAVTPQYAMAVWIGDPDGRQSVPVNLYRDQAACREVGLLRDLPHERTSVPVPPGITTVGGVAVPLPGLNPRNPAPPAP, from the coding sequence GTGACACGGCAGTTTAAAAAGTCCGTGCTGGGCTGGTGGAACCGCTGGCCGCGTTCGCCGTTCGTGCGGCGGCCCGAGCCGTGGACGCTGCGGCGGGCGCTGCGGGCGGCGGCGGCGGGCGTGGGTGTGCTGACGCTGGGTCTGCTGGGGCTGGGCGTGGCGGGCGCGGTGAGTACCGGGGCGCTGGGTCGGGTGTGGAATCTGCGCTCGGAACTGCTGCCCATCGAGGTGCAGGACCGGCGGGGTGCGCCGCTTGGCGTGATCGACCACTGCCGCGAGGGGAACGCGGTGAACGCGGTGCCGTGCCGGGAGTCGCTGAGCGTGCCGCTGACGGGCGTCAGTGAGGCGTTCCTGCTGGCGTACGTGGCGAAGGAGGACGTGCGCTTTTTCTCGCATTCTGGGGTTGACCTGGGGCGCCTGCCGCGCGCGGTGCTCAGTGGCGCGGGTGGCAGCACGATCACGATGCAGCTCCTGAAGAACAGCGTGCTGGCGGGGCATTTCGATTACGACACGGACCGGCGTGGGCCGCTGCTGACGGTGACGCGCAAGGCGACGGAGTTCGTGCTGGCCCCGCTGGTGACGTGGCGGTACGGGCGGCGCGAGGTGCTGGCGATGAGCGTGAACAGCCTCCCGTGGATCGGGATCGGGCAGCGCAAGGGCGTGTACGACGCGTCCCGGGCGGTGTTCGGGGTGGAACCGGCGGACCTGTCGCTGGCGCAGAGTGCGTTCCTGGTGGGGTTGCTGCCCGCGCCGGGGCGGTATCTGGTGCAGGAGGACACGCCGCCGGAGACGGCCACGGCGCGCTTCCGCTGGATGCGCTCGCAGCAGCTGGTGACGCTGAATATCCTGCGGTCGCACGGGCTGGTGTCGGACGGGGCGTACGCGCAGGCGGTCGCCACGCCCGTGCAGCCGAGGTTGTGGCGGGTGGAGTACGCGGGGTCGGGCGCGGACCTGCGGGTGGTGTCGGCGGCCCGCAATCCCGATTACGCGCAGGAGCCGGAGCCGGTGTGGGCCATGCAGGAGCTCGTGCGGCGCGAGCTGCGGCGGGCGGGCGTGGACCCGAAGCGGGTGGGGCGCGTGGTGCTGACCATCGACGCGCAGGCGCAGGCGGCCCTGACGCAGCGGGTTCAGGGTGAGGGCATGACCGGCCCCCGCGCGGCGGGCGTCGCCGAGGGTGCGGCGGTCGTGGATGTGCGCGGCGGGGGGATCGTGGCGCTGGCGAGCAGCACGGGCGGCAGTCTGAGCAGCGATCCGGGGCGGCAGTGGGCGGCGTCGGCGCTGCGGCCGGTGGCGAGTACGGTCAAACCTCTGCTGTACGCGCTGGCGTTCGGGGACGGCGTGACGCAGCTGAGTGCCTTCCGGGACGAGGCGACGGGGTACGCGGGTCAGGCGATCCGGAACAATTCGGGAGGGTTCCTGAACCGCGCGGTGACGGTGCGCGAGGCGAACGCCCGCAGCCTGAACACCGTGGCGGTGCAGGTCGGCACGCCTCGCGAGAAGGCGCTGCGGCGCACGCTGGACGCGCTGGGGTACCGCGCGGACGCCGGGAACACGTCGAGCGTGTCGCTGGGCACGTACCGCGCCGCGCCGTTGGACGTCGCCGCTGCGTACGCGTCGTTCGCGAATGGTGGGACGCGCTGCGAGCCGCACCTGCTGGCCGAGGTGTATGACCGCGCCGGGCGGCCCCTGTCCCTGCCGCGCCCGGACTGCGCGCCGCTGTGGGACGAGGTGGTCGCCTACGAGACGTTCGACCTGCTGACCGGCGCGGTGTCGTCGAATGCGGGGCACGTGAAGTTCCTGCGGCCCACCGCGTGGCAGCGCCTGTCCGGCAGGGCCATGCCGCTGGGCGCGAAGTCGGGCACGACCGACGACGTGAACGACACGTGGTGCGCCGCCGTGACGCCGCAGTACGCGATGGCCGTCTGGATCGGCGACCCGGACGGGCGGCAGAGTGTGCCCGTGAACCTCTACCGCGATCAGGCGGCCTGCCGTGAGGTCGGGCTGCTGCGCGACCTGCCGCACGAACGCACGAGCGTCCCGGTGCCGCCGGGCATCACGACCGTGGGTGGGGTGGCAGTGCCCCTGCCGGGCCTGAACCCCCGCAACCCCGCGCCGCCCGCACCCTGA